Below is a window of Candidatus Binatia bacterium DNA.
CAGCCGCACTGTTGTGCCTTCTTATCGCCGCCTTCGGAAAGTTTCGCCCAATAATAGTCTACTTCTTCTTGAGACTCGCAACCGACGTGGAACGATACAGCCTCATTGAATTTGAACATCGGGCCGCCGTTGAGTGCCGTAAACGCCTGCCCATCGAGTTCGAATTCCATAGTCAACACTGTCCCCGCGGGCTTTCCGTGGATTTCATATCCCGCTTCTCCATATCGCGATATATTGCCGATCTTTGAGTTCTTAAAAATGGCGGTATAGAAATTCACCGCCTCCTCGGCGTTACTATCGAACCACAAGCATGGGGTGATTTTTTGCATATAGCTATACTCCCTCCGTTGGGATCCGCTCGGCCTCAGCTTCATGCGCCACCGCCAGCGACAGAGAAAAGCCCTGGAAACTCGTCTGCCCCGTACAACGTCCGTCGGATGCCATCACCGTCGTCTCGCCGACGCGCAGGCTAACATGCATGATTTTCTTCTCGGAGCCAGGTGGGAGCATGCCCGGCGGGTGCGGTTCTGGGCT
It encodes the following:
- a CDS encoding VOC family protein gives rise to the protein MQKITPCLWFDSNAEEAVNFYTAIFKNSKIGNISRYGEAGYEIHGKPAGTVLTMEFELDGQAFTALNGGPMFKFNEAVSFHVGCESQEEVDYYWAKLSEGGDKKAQQCGWLKDKYGLSWQIVPTVLGKMLQDKDAKKSESVMKALLQMKKLDIKTLKQAYEQR